A window from Vigna angularis cultivar LongXiaoDou No.4 chromosome 7, ASM1680809v1, whole genome shotgun sequence encodes these proteins:
- the LOC108337755 gene encoding probable O-methyltransferase 3: MQQIMESHGAKLLRAQTHIWNHIFSFINSMSLKCVVELGIADIIHNHGQPISLSNLIASLPIHSSKTHFIPRLMRILVHSGFFSQLNHTDNELEVKYALTDASLLLLKSHEMSVAPFLLAMLDPVLTNPWNHFSNWFKTGQTTPFELAHGKLLWEYAGTDPRINILFNDAMASDAQLITSSVIDKCKDVFMGLESLVDVGGGTGTMGKAIAESFPQLECIVFDLPHVVSGLQGSENLKYVGGDMFEEIPPTDAILLKWILHDWSDEECVSILKKSKEAISKKGKEGKVIIIDMVMDNDVKDKEYVETQLFFDMLMMVLVKGKERNEKEWVKLFSSAGFNNYIITPVLGSRSLIQIYP, from the exons ATGCAACAAATTATGGAATCCCATGGCGCGAAACTACTGAGGGCTCAAACACACATATGGAATCATATTTTTAGCTTCATAAACTCCATGTCCCTTAAATGTGTTGTTGAGTTAGGGATAGCAGACATCATACACAACCATGGCCAACCCATCTCACTCTCTAACCTCATTGCTTCACTTCCAATTCACTCTTCCAAAACTCACTTCATCCCTCGCTTGATGCGAATCTTGGTCCATTCTGGCTTCTTCTCTCAACTCAATCACACCGACAACGAGCTTGAAGTCAAGTATGCACTCACTGATGCCTCTTTGCTTCTGCTTAAGAGCCATGAAATGAGTGTGGCACCTTTCCTGCTGGCCATGCTTGATCCAGTTTTAACAAATCCATGGAATCACTTCTCTAATTGGTTCAAAACTGGTCAAACTACACCGTTTGAACTGGCACATGGGAAGTTGCTTTGGGAGTATGCTGGCACTGATCCCAGAATTAACATCTTATTCAATGATGCCATGGCAAGTGATGCTCAACTAATCACTAGTTCGGTGATTGACAAATGCAAAGACGTGTTCATGGGATTGGAGTCATTGGTTGATGTTGGGGGAGGTACAGGAACCATGGGAAAGGCCATTGCCGAATCCTTCCCTCAGTTGGAATGCATCGTATTTGATCTTCCACATGTTGTTTCTGGCTTGCAAGGAAGTGAAAACCTTAAATATGTTGGAGGGGACATGTTTGAGGAGATTCCTCCAACAGATGCCATTTTGTTGAAG TGGATATTACATGACTGGAGCGATGAGGAGTGTGTGAGCATATTGAAGAAATCCAAGGAAGCTATATCTAAGAAAGGGAAAGAAGGGAAGGTGATAATCATAGACATGGTGATGGATAATGATGTGAAAGATAAAGAATATGTTGAAACACAACTCTTCTTTGACATGTTGATGATGGTGTTGGTCAAGGGAAAAGAGAGAAACGAGAAGGAGTGGGTTAAGTTGTTTTCCTCTGCTGGTTTCAATAACTACATAATAACTCCTGTTTTAGGCTCAAGGTCTCTCATTCAGATCTATCCATAG